One stretch of Pseudomonas azotoformans DNA includes these proteins:
- a CDS encoding thioesterase II family protein yields MSTPTRLRLFCLPYSGASAMVYARWRRALPEWLQVCPLELPGRGMRMDEPLQRDIKALAAQLADEISRDLSGPYALFGHSLGGLLAFELAHALNARGVPAPLALFASGTAGPARRDVSEYAIEKTDEQLIARLRELQGTTEEALANPELMQLMLPILRADFLLCGSFTYGERAPLRMPIHVFGGKQDSVRADQLLDWQLDAASGFSLDMFDGHHFFLVQHESAVLRCVRRYADEHLARWRNGAARPLAVG; encoded by the coding sequence ATGAGTACGCCGACTCGACTGCGCCTGTTCTGCCTGCCCTATTCGGGCGCCAGCGCCATGGTGTATGCGCGTTGGCGCCGGGCGCTGCCTGAGTGGTTGCAGGTATGTCCGCTGGAATTGCCCGGCCGTGGCATGCGCATGGACGAGCCGTTGCAACGCGATATCAAGGCCCTGGCCGCGCAGCTCGCCGATGAAATCAGCCGCGACTTGAGCGGTCCCTATGCCCTGTTCGGCCACAGTCTCGGCGGCCTGCTCGCCTTCGAATTGGCCCATGCCTTGAACGCTCGCGGTGTGCCTGCGCCGCTCGCCCTGTTCGCCTCCGGCACTGCCGGCCCGGCCCGTCGCGATGTCAGCGAATACGCCATCGAAAAGACCGACGAACAACTGATTGCTCGCCTGCGCGAACTGCAAGGCACCACCGAAGAAGCCCTGGCCAACCCCGAGTTGATGCAGTTGATGCTGCCGATCCTGCGTGCCGATTTCCTGCTGTGCGGCAGCTTCACCTACGGCGAGCGTGCGCCGCTGCGCATGCCGATCCATGTGTTCGGCGGCAAGCAGGACAGCGTGCGCGCCGACCAGTTGCTCGACTGGCAACTCGACGCCGCCAGCGGCTTTTCCCTGGACATGTTCGACGGCCACCACTTCTTCCTCGTGCAACACGAAAGCGCCGTACTGCGTTGCGTGCGGCGCTACGCCGACGAACACCTGGCCCGCTGGCGCAATGGCGCGGCGCGGCCACTCGCCGTCGGCTGA
- a CDS encoding RNA polymerase factor sigma-70 → MTEQVSTGRCDSPLLQAFVDNRLILVKIAARITGCRSRAEDVVQDAYFRLQSAPTITSSFKAQLSYLFQIVRNLAIDHYRKQALELKYSGTEEEGLNVVIHGASPETSHINFNTLENIADALTELPQRTRYAFEMYRLHGVPQKDIAKELGVSPTLVNFMIRDALVHCRKVSGSHSDTFARRV, encoded by the coding sequence ATGACGGAACAAGTATCCACAGGCAGGTGCGACTCACCGCTGCTCCAGGCATTCGTCGATAATCGACTGATTCTGGTGAAGATCGCGGCACGTATTACCGGGTGCCGCTCCCGTGCCGAGGATGTAGTGCAGGATGCCTACTTTCGGCTGCAATCGGCGCCGACGATCACCTCATCGTTCAAGGCCCAGTTGAGTTATCTGTTCCAGATCGTGCGCAACCTGGCCATCGATCATTACCGCAAGCAGGCCCTGGAGCTCAAATACTCCGGGACGGAAGAGGAAGGCTTGAATGTGGTTATTCACGGCGCTTCACCGGAAACCTCGCACATCAATTTCAACACCCTGGAAAACATCGCCGACGCCCTGACGGAGCTGCCCCAGCGCACCCGCTATGCGTTCGAGATGTACCGCCTGCACGGCGTGCCACAAAAGGACATCGCCAAGGAACTGGGCGTATCGCCGACCCTGGTGAACTTCATGATCCGTGATGCGCTGGTGCACTGCCGCAAGGTGTCGGGCAGCCATAGCGATACGTTTGCACGTCGGGTCTGA